Part of the Rhodohalobacter sp. 614A genome is shown below.
CATTGTGGATGTATAGTATCTGCAATCTTTTCATTTCAACTCCGAATTAAAACCTTTCATTTCCGAAGTAAATGACACTTATGGCGCACGAAAGAATTGAAGTAGACTTACCTTTAGCCAAAGTTTACGAATTATTATGCAATCCTGTTCATTTTCCAAAGTTTCTCGATCGTATCGATAATGTTGAGAAAGTTAATTCCCAAACTTTCAATTACACAACTACTATTGGTGGCGAAGAGTTTCAATGGACAACCAATATAATCGATAATTTGAGAAATACCCGATTTGCCTGGATTACAATTAATGGCAATTTAAATCAAACTGGAACAATCCGTTTCACACCACTTGATAATGGAGAGAGAACCCGGGTTGATTTTTCTTTGGATTACCGAACATTTTTTGGTGAAGCAGAAGAAGACTTGGCTAATTTTATTGATGGTTTACCAGATCAACTCGCTAAAGATCTGCAAAAATTCAAAAAACTTGCAGAAACGGATACGTTTAAAGACGCAACTGTAGGAGAGTCTGAAAAAACGGAAAGCGAAGTTACTGCTTAAATCCATTCATCAAAAATATAATATGCGACCTGGAAATTCCGGGTCGCATTTTTTTTATCCTCATTTCTTAGTTTGCTCAAAAATGGTTGTTTCATTTGATGATTTCAAAACATCCACCGTTCCAAATAATAAAATTTATGCGGTTATTGGCCATCCTATCAGCCATTCTCTTTCGCCAATTATGCATCAAACGGCATTAGACCATTATGGGATTGATGCTGCATACATCGCCCTGGATTTGTCTCAATCGCAGCTTCATGAGTTTATCTCATGGTGTAACCACGACAATTTTCTGGGATGCAACATCACCATTCCGCATAAAGAAGCGTTTAATGAAATTGTGGATGAGATTGATCCTTTTGCTAAAGAAGTGGGAGTTGTAAATACTCTTGTGAAAAAAAATTATAAACTAATCGGTTATAACACAGATGTTTATGGTTTTTTACAACCCCTGAAACCATTTCTTCATGAAACAACTTATTCACGTGCTATTATATTCGGAACCGGTGGAGCCAGCAGGGCAGTGAAAACCGCGCTTGAATCAGAAGGATTTGAAGAGCTTATTTTTGTATCGCGAAAACCTCACAGACGGAATATTTACAGTGAACAAACTTCTATAAAAATTGTTGACTATAACCAATGGCAATCTTTTGCGAGTGAAGCGGAGCTTTTTGTAAATACAACTCCCGTTGGGATGTATCCGAATTCAAATAAAACATTTCTCAGAGATGACGAGGCCAAATTTTTGGAAGGTAAAATTTGCTATGATCTCGTTTATAATCCTCTCAAAACGAAATTCCTACAGTTAGCAGAAGCACATGGAGCAAACTGTATTAATGGATTAGATATGTTGATATACCAGGGTAGCAAATCATTTGAACTATGGACCGGAAACGAGTTTCCCGTGGATAAAATCAGGAACAAACTGACGGATTCTTTAAAAGTTACTCAATGAACATCATCAGGCCATCCATTTTTTCTGATTGCCCGAAGATTACGGCCGCTTTTACAGAAGCGAATCGTTCACTTTATCATCATCGTCCAATTTCTGGTCTCGATTTAGGAATCAATACAATCACAGAAACAACTGATCTCGACGAAAACTATAAAAATCTTCTGCAATTTTTAGGGTTACAAGAGAATTCCATAGCCCTGGCAAACCAGGTTCATGGGACAAATATTGAGATTGTTGACCAACCCGGTATCTACGAAAATACAGACGGGTTAATCACGAAAATCCCGGATCTACCAATTGGAATACAAGTTGCCGATTGTGCTGCCGTTTTAATAGCCGATGATATTTGTGGCGTGATCGGAGCATTTCATGCAGGATGGCGCGGTGCAATTTCAAATATTATTCCGAAGGGATTGGAAATGATGAAATCCATTGGCGGACAATTGGTTAACTATAAAATCTATATTAGTCCTTGCATATCAGAAGCCAGGTTTGAAGTGGGAGAGGAGGTTGCCGAGCAATTCCCGGATTTCTTTGTTGACAGATCCACTTATTCTAAACCACATGTAGATTTAAAAAGTTTTTTGACACATCAACTAATTGATGCAGGTATAAAAATGGACCAAATTGAAATCTCCACGGCATGTACTATGCAGGATGAACGATATTTTTCATATCGCAGAGAACGAGAAAAGGCGGGCCGAATGTTAGGCTTAATAAATTTGAATAAGAATTGAACTGCATTGCGTGTTAGTTATACTCCGGAGTATGTAGCTCCATTGCCGGACGGACATATCTTCCCGATGAAAAAGTTTTCAGGTTTGTATGAACACCTGATTGCAAAAGGAATTATTACCGATTCAAATGTTGTAGAACCAAGTCTCGTAGATTTTGTGAATCTCAATTTGGTTCATACAACTCGCTATTCCAATGGATTATGGTCAGGCGAATTGTCTGCAAAAGAGATCCGAAAACTTGGTTTGCCGTGGTCTAAAGAGTTGGCTGTTCGCTCCAGACTTGCTGTTCAGGGTACCATTAACGCTGCTGTTATGGCCTTACAGGATGGGATTTCCGGAAACCTTGCCGGTGGAACTCACCATGCCATGCCTGACGGCGGAGAAGGTTTTTGCGTTTTTAATGATGTTGCCGTTGCCATAAAAGTTTTAAAACAGGCAAAATGGATGAAGAATGTTTTAGTGATTGATTGTGACGTTCACCAGGGAAACGGAACTGCCGAAATTTTCAAAAATGATGATGATGTTTATACATTTTCGATCCACGGAGAAAAGAATTATCCATTTGTTAAACCACCGTCCACTTACGATATTGGCATGCCAGACGGCACTGGAGATCAACTGTATATAAATACTTTAACAGACGCGTTGAGCAAAATATTTGAAGATTTTACTCCTGATCTGGTTTTCTATCTTGCAGGAATTGATCCGCTGGAAAGCGATCATTTTGGAAGATTATCGTTGAGCCTGAATGGATTACTGGAACGTGAGAGGCTTGTAATAGAAACGGTAACTCAAAAAGAGGTTCCATTGGTTCTCCTGTTATCCGGTGGATATGCGCCAACACTCCAGCAAACCGTTGAGGCACATTCAATTATGTATCAAGAAGCAAAGGAAATTTCGAAGCCTTACTTTCACTAAACATTTTCTATTTTACTACATAAAGAAATACGACAGGATAGTTTGCCCGAAAAAAAAATTGCCATATTTGGAGCTACCGGTTCAATTGGAACCCAGGCTCTCGACATTCTCAAAAAAAAACCGAACCTCTACCAGGTTGATGTCCTGACGGCCAATAACAATTATCAAAGTCTCGCTGAACAGGCAAATCTATTTCAGCCGTCTTGTGTGATTCTTGCGAATGAAGCTCATAAAGATGAATTCAGGAAATATCTAAACTACTCTCCCCAACATCTTGAATTCGGCCAGTCCGCACTTGAAGAAGTCGCTGCAAATTATGAGTATGATTTACTTCTGAACAGCCTCGTTGGATTTGCTGGTTTTATGTCTACATACATCGCCCTGAAGCGGAAAAAGAGAGTTGCTCTGGCCAATAAAGAATCACTTGTTGTGGGAGGGGAGATCATCACAAAATTACCTGCCTTCAACGAAGGTTTTTTAGTTCCGGTTGATTCCGAACATTCTGCCATGATGCAATGTATTGAAGGCGAGAGTATGGAATCGATCCAAAAAATTATCATCACAGCAAGCGGCGGACCATTTTGGGAATACTCTGCTGAACAGATGAAAGAAATTACAGTCGAAGATGCTCTAAAACATCCGAACTGGGATATGGGATCGAAGATCACGATTGATTCTTCAACCATGATGAATAAGGGGCTGGAAATCATTGAGGCTCATTGGCTTTTTACAATTCCGGTTGAGAAAATTGAACCGGTTATCCATCCCCAAAGTATTATTCATTCTATCGTAGAGTTTGTGGATGGATCATCCAAAGCACAATTGGGCCCGCCCGATATGAAAGTTCCGATTATTTATGCACTTACATATCCTGATCGCGAACCATATCCCAATAAAACCCTGGACTATTCCAACAATTTAGAATTGGAATTCAGGCCTGTTGATTTCGAAAAGTTTCCCTGCCTTCGGCTTGCTATGGAATCGGCAGAGGAGGGAGGCTTTGCACCGGCCGTATTAAACGCCGCAAATGAAATTGCTATCGAACGATTTTTAAGCAAGGAAATTCACTATATTGATATCCCGAAAATCATAGAAAAATCACTTGAAAAAATTACCTCAAACAAGGAATTAACGCCAGCCTCGTTAATGATCATTGATAAAGAAACGCGTAATTATGCAAACTCGTTACTAAGATAAGATGGATTGGATTGTAAATATATCTTCTACAATTCTCATTTTTATAGCTGCAATATTTATTCTTGTCACCTTTCACGAATTGGGACATTTTCTTGCGGCTAAGTTTTTCAAAATGAGAGTGAATAAATTTTCTATTGGATTTCCTCCTAAAATTTTTGGCTTCCGAAAAGGAGAGACCGAATACGTAGTTGGTGCTACACCTCTTGGCGGTTATGTACAGATTGCCGGTATGATTGATGAATCCATGGACGATTCTTTTCTTGAGGAGGAAGTAAAACCCGATGAATTTCGTAGCCGTCCTGTCTGGCAGCGAATTATTGTAATTCTTGCCGGTGTAATTTTTAATATGATTCTGGCAGTGCTGATTTACACAGGAATGACCTGGAGCTATGGTGAAACAATGCTGCCTGTTTCATCTGTAGAAAGTGTCTATATCGAAGAAAGCTCGTTGGCTTATGAAATCGGCTTTCGTACAGGCGACCAGCTCATTGGGATAAATGGCGAACGTGTAGAACATTTCAATGATCTTTTTAACCCTGCTGCTTTAACTGACAGGGATTTGAGTTTTATGGTAAATCGTAGTGGAGAAACTGTTAATATCACTCCACCTCCCAATTTTTTGGATAGGATTAATCAAGAAGGCCGATTTATTCATGAAACGCTCAGTTTGCCAAGTTCCATTTCCAATGTAATGGAAGACAGTCCTGCTGAAGGTGCGGGTTTGCAGGCAGGAGATAAGATTGTCTCAGTAAATAGAGAACCTGTAAACTACTGGGTTCAATTGGTTGACCATATCCAGGAGGCTGAAGGAAGTTTACAACTCGAAATTGATCGAAATGGAGAGTTGATTCAAACGGAGGTTACTCCGGATCCGGAGACAAATCAAATTGGTATTCAATCTCCAAATCCTTTGGAATTTTTCGAATACGAGCGAAAAACCTACAACATTGCTCAATCATTTGTAATTGGCCTGGACAACACAAATGATACATTTTTTGGAATTATTCAGGGCTTGGGCAGAATGTTCTCGGGCGATATTTCCGTTAGGGAAAATTTAGGCGGACCTGTGGCTATTGCCAGCATCACAAGAGAAGCAACGGATGCTGCCGGTTGGCGCGGATTCTGGAACATTACTGCCTTTTTGAGCGTGACGCTCGCTATTATGAATATGCTGCCCATTCCGGCTTTGGATGGTGGACATTTTATGTTCCTGGCTTACGAGGGCATTACGCGCAGAGAACCCTCACCCAAAGTACGAATGGCACTACAACAGCTTGGATTTATTCTTTTGATAGGTCTCTTCATCCTGATAACCTTCAACGATATACTTCGCACATTCGGGGGTTAATGGATGTTCGCTAAAGAAGGTTACAGCACCATTTTTGTTGTTTTTCTATTTAGCATTTCAGTGGCGGTTGCCGTTTCGTTTGGTCCGCCCTGGCTTGGATATATTTTTTATCCATTGCTAATTATTCTTTGTGGGCTCATTCTTTATTTTTTCAGAGATCCGAAGCGAAATCCACCAACCGATGACAGTCTTATCATTTCTCCGGCAGACGGCCGGGTGGTTCTTATTCAGGAAACGGAAGAACATGAATATATGGGCGGACCTGCTACCCAAATCAGCATTTTTCTTTCGCCTCTTGATGTGCATGTAAATCGCGTTCCTATAAGTGGTGATCTGGAATACGTTAAATATTATCCCGGAAAATACCTGATGGCTTGGGAAGATCATGCCTCCGAAATGAATGAGAGAGCCCATTTTGGAGTTAAACATGCCAGTGGGATGAAAATTCTATTTAAACAAATAACCGGATTTATGGCGCGTCGAATTGTTTATCACCTGGAAGAGGGGGATCAAATAAAAGTCGGTCAGCGGTTTGGTATTATGAAATTTGGTTCCAGGATGGATGTATTACTTCCCAAACACATAAAAATTAAAGTTAAAAAAGGGGACAGAACTGTAGCCGGTGAATCTGTTCTGGCTGTGGTTGAATAGATTTTTCACTATTAAATAATTAACAATACTTTTCGTGAATCAAACTTCTTTGTGAAGACCTGTTAGATGAAATACCCTATCCAAAAAAAACGATTCAGAAACCGATTCAAGAAGCGGAAAATAAAACCTCTTCCCAAAATTGTTGTCCCCAGTTTTTTTACTTTAATGAATCTCTTTTGTGGATTTCTCTCCATTCTTTTGGTTCATGAGGGAAATTTCGTGACAGGTGCCTGGCTGATTGTTTTAGCCGGCATGTTTGATGTACTTGACGGTTTCATGGCCCGTCTCACAAACTCAACCAGCGAATTCGGGATGGAACTTGATTCGGTAAGCGATGTCATTTCTTTTGCTGCCGCCCCGGGTTTCTTCGTCTATAATTTTGCATTTCATGAACTTGGAATCATTGGGATCTTATTGAGTGCGCTTGCGCCGCTATGTGGAGCCATCAGGCTGGCCAGGTTTAATGTAGAGTCCAAAATAAGTGAAATTGACTATTTCCGTGGATTGCCCACTCCGGCATTTGCCATCATGATTTCTGCGTTCTATCTCACATTCAGAAACAGGTTAGACTGGTTTTCAGGATTTGAGCATGGAATCATTTCTGTGCTAATCCCGGTTGTTATCGTTCTCGCTTTTTTGATGGTCAGCACGGTACCATTCGATAAAATTCCGCGGTTTGACAGAGCTTCAATCAAAAAATACAAAAACCGACTCATCCTGCTCGTCGTTTATTTCATCCTCATAATTGTCTTACAGGATATTGGCCTGATGATTGTCTTTTCCTTCTTCATTTTAAAAGGACTGGCCCTAGGCGCTTATATATTTTGGAAACAGGCCTTTACGGACGATCCTAATCCCCTTGAAGACGGCATTTAAGCTTCTGAATACATCTTCAGAAAATCCCTAAGTGTATTGGCATTTTCTTCACTAAGCGGAATAACCCGGCTCTCAATTTCATTAAAGTAATACCAGGCATTCTCGTCTTTTTTCTGAAAGCGAACACACTTATCGTTCATCATGAAATCATTATAAATACTCTTGTTTGGGAGTTGATCGGTTTTTATTTGATGAAAATCTGACCGGGGTTGTTCTGACTCGAAAATGATTTCATTACGAACCTTGTATGTGGACTTAAAAAATTCCTCATCTACAAGAACTGTTAATTCAACTTGTCCATCATAAACCTTAAAAAAACTGAGAAGCGCCACTGCAAAAAATGCAAATGCAGCTAACCTTAAATAGCCGATCCAAAGTACATTATCAATAAAGTGATACGAGACAAATATAACGAGCGACAAAATGAGGCTTAAAACAGCAACGGTTGGCCAATACTTCGAATATTTTTCTTTGATAACAAGCTTCTCGTCCTTCATGATAAAACTCTCTTAGAAATGGTTTGGCCTTCAGGAGTGAAGTAATTTCTATGCAAATTTGCGGTCAGACAAGAGTGAATAGGGCAGAGCCATACAGAGTCCCTCTCAACCGGAGGAAGGCCGTTTAATGTGCCGTGTTCTTGTGAGAGAGCTTTTAAAAATAATCCATTGACTTCTTTAACATCTGCATCCAAAGAATAGTCAACAATCTGTCCAAAATTCTTTTGTTCGTTGGTAATAATAAATTCTTTTGACAAATGGACAGCGCCACCGTGAAGAATTGACCTGTCTGATTTTGGAAATGTTTGTCCCACAGGAAGAACAGCAAATAAGGCGACGTCATCAAGATTACAACTACCAATTTGTACCTGCATGTAATCGTAAAAAACTAAGTTTCCCGGAGTCATTTCATCCATCTCATGGAGACGATCAGATACACTGGCTGAAGGCGTATCTCCCAATGAAATTTTGGCTTCAGGAAATTGCTTTTTCAGATTAAGCAAAATATCAATTGTAGGGTTGATGGCATTTTTGATTTCATCGATTCCTCGCGAACCGTATGTTCGGCCATCATGGATATAAAAGCCATGGAAACTCGCATTTTCAAACCTTTCTGATGATTGAATCAATTTTTTAATCAGATCAACATTTTTGTAGTGGATACCGCTTCTTCCATAGTCTGGATCAATTTCTATAAAGAATTGAAAAGGGTTTTTAAGCTCCCGATTAAGAAGCTCGAGATGTTCAGTGGAGTTAACAAAAAGTCTCAATTTGGCTTTTAATTCCAACTGCCGGAGTCCGTCGATTTGCTTCGGAAAGAATGGAAATGCAATGGTAATATCATCCCAACCGTCTTCAGCAAAATATTGAGCCATGGATACCGACGAAACTGTAATTCCCGATACACCGACATCCCTGAACCAACGTCCGACCGTTTGGGATTGATGGGTTTTAAAATGTGGCCGAAAAACGCAATTTGCCTCCTTTGCGCGTTCTGCCATTCGGGCGATATTTCGTTTACAACGCTTTGTATCGAGGATGAGGATTGGCTGTTGTTGACGGTTGATAAAACTCATAGTTTAACATCTATTTAAATGATGACTCATGAAGAAATGTTCTTCAATTGGGATTTCTGCTAAAATAGGAAATGCTTGGAAACCATAAACAACGTATTTTCAAAACTTGAAAATAAGGAACAGGATTGCAGGAAAACGATAAGAAAATAACAATTGGCCGGATCGAAAAGATAGACTTGCCCAATCTGTCTTTGTTCAACCTTGATGCCAAGATAGACACTGGAGCTTATACCTCAAGCCTTCATTGCCATCATATAGAACCGTTTAAAAAAGACGGTAAAGATTGGGTCAGATTTTACGTATTGGATCCGGATCATCCGGAATATGAAGAGACACAATACGAATGTCCGATTTTTAAAATAAAGCCGGTTAAAAGTTCAAATGCTCAGGTTGAAGAACGCGTGGTAATCAAGCAGAAAACCAAATTCTCACGATATCACAGAACAATTGAGTTATCCCTTACGAACCGGTCGGAGATGAAATATCCTGTACTTATAGGACGTAAGTTTTTAACAGGACATTTTATTGTAGATGTATCTAAAAAATTTTTATTAAAATAGTATAATTTAATGTCAGACAGTCAATTAACCATAGTCATACTATCAAGAAACAAGAATCTTTATTCATCGAAACGCCTCATTGAAAGTATTGAAATGAGAGGGCATAAAGCTCTCGTTTTAGATCATCTGAAGTGTGACATTGTTATTGAACAGGACAAACCGGCCATCTATTACAATGGAGAAAAAATTAAGGATGTTGCGGCTGTAATTCCCAGAATAGGTGCATCTGTAACTTTTTACGGCGCATCCGTTGTTCGTCAGTTTGAAATGATGAACGTGCCTTCAGCGGTTGAATCACAAGCTTTGGTCCGATCAAGAGATAAGCTCAGAAGCCTTCAGATTTTAGCCAGGTCAAATGTGGGAATGCCTAAAACGGTTTTCACAAACTACAGTAAGGAAGTCACAAAAATTATTGATAGTGTTGGCGGAGCTCCTTTAATCGTCAAATTACTTGAAGGAACGCAAGGTTATGGAGTTGTGCTCGCACCAACCAAAAAAGCTGCAGAATCGATGATTGAGGCTTTTCACAGCATGAAAGCCCGCGTGATTGTTCAGGAATTCATTTCAGAAGCAAAAGGTGCCGATATACGTGCGTTTGTGATTGGAAATAAGGTTGTCGGGGCGATGAAACGCCAGGGCAAAGAAGGAGAATTTCGATCAAATTTGCACCAGGGGGGAAGCGGCACTCTCATAAAATTAAGTAAAGAAGAAAAAGAACTCGCACTAACGGCTGCCAAAGCGATGAATTTGTCCATCGCAGGAGTTGACATGCTTCAATCAGACCGTGGCCCTTTAATTTTGGAAGTGAATTCATCACCAGGGCTTGAAGGCATCGAAAAAGCGACGGGGAAAGATATTGCCATTGAAGTGATCAAATATGTTGAGAAATTGATTGAACGTTCCAAAAAGAACAATGGACGCCGTAGATTGAAAAGCGATGCCTGATATTATCGAAATTAACGGGGAAAAAATTGGCAGGGGTGAAAAGAAGGAGTTAGATCTTAAAATTGCCCGGTTACCAACTTATACAAATATCGATCTGCCGGTGAGAGTCATCAGGGCAAAAGAGCCCGGACCTGTAGTATTATTGACCGGCGGGCTTCACGGAGATGAAATAAATGGTATTGAAATTGTTCGTAGCCTATTGGCTAACAAATACTTAAACCTTGAGAAAGGATCGATTATTGCGATTCCGTTAATGAATGTTTATGGTTTTATACAGAATGCGAGGGGCGTTCCGGATGGGAAAGATATTAACCGAAGTTTTCCCGGTAGTAAATCCGGATCTTTAGCAAAATTAGTGGCTTACACCATCATGAATCAGATCATTCCAAAAATAGATTTTGGGATTGATTTCCATACGGGCGGAAGCAGCCGATCTAATTATCCCCAGATTCGTTGTGTTCTGGATATAGAAAAGAATCTTGAGCTGGCCAAAGCATTTGCACCGCCGATTATTCTTCATTCCCCGTTAATCGATAAATCATTCCGAAAAGCAGCTTATAAAAAGCGTAAGCACATTCTGGTTTATGAAACCGGTGAATCCATGAGATTTGACGAAAATGGAATTCAGGAAGGAATAAACGGTACTCTAAGGCTCTTAAAACATTTGGGAATGATAGATGAAGCCCCCGAACCGCATCATCCTGAAATCTACGAGAAATCAGACTGGGCGAGAGCTTCGTTTGCCGGTTTGTATCATGCTAAAGTAAAACTGGGTGATTACGTTGAGAAAGGAATGATTTTGGGATTTATTACTGATCCGTATGGAAATGAAAAGAAAAAAGTTAAAAGTCGTTTTGATGGACGGATTATCGGAATTAATAATTGCCCGGTCGTTCATAAAGGCGATGCCATTCTACACATAGCAACACAAAGAAGACAATAAAATAAATTATATGAGCTCAAATCTAATTTTTCATGTAGTATCGAAGCGACAGTGGCAGGAATTTAACCAGGGCGGTTATTTCAGGCCTGAAGGAAGCAGATATGAAGACGGCATTGCCTGCGTAAAAGCAAATAAATTGAAAGAGTATATTAATGAACATTTCAAAGGCAGGCGGCAGGTACTTTTGTTGGTAATTGACAAAGCCAGACTGGTGAGTAAAACGGAGTACAATCAGGAAAAAGAGTACATTTTAGTCCAGGACAAGATTAATATGGATTCTGTGCTTGACAAAATTTTTGTCAAACCAAATAAAGAGGGAATATTTGACGTGGATGTTACCGAGGATTAACCATCAATAAAAAAGACGAACCCATTCTGAGTATTATATATTTGTCGTATAATATATATTATGTAAAGTAAAGATGAGGTTATATTATTAAATCTTGGCTATCCTCTTCCCTTTTACTTATCTAATGCTTTCTGAATGGCTTTAAAATCAGGCAGATTGCCATCGTCTTCCAACACTTCGGCGTATTCAATCATCCCCTCATGATTGACAACAAAGGCTGAACGCATAGAAACTCCTTTCATTCCGAAGTAATCTTCATCCAAAACACCAAATTTCCCGGAGACTTCTTTATTAAAATCACTAAGTAACGGATATGATAAATTATTGGCTTTTTTGAATTCCCTAAGGCTATAAAGGCTATCAACACTTATTCCTATAATATTGGCATTCAGGGAGTTATATAGCTTCATGTTATCACGAACTGTACAAAGTTCTTTCGTACAAACGCTGCTAAATGCCAGCGGAAAGAAAAGAATGACAACTTTGCGGCCGTCATTTAGTAAATCAGATAGAGATACGAATTCCTTTTGTGTGTTTTGTAGTGAGAAGTCCTGAACCTTATCTCCTTTTTTCATGAATCAATGGATTGGTTTTCGTTAAATAGCAGTAAGTCGGAAAAAGAATACATACAGGCAATCATTCCCAATGAGTTGGTAATTCCCCAGGCCCATTCAAAAACGATGTAATAATTCTGCAGAATCCAGTAAAAAGTAAATCCCCATAGTAAAAGTATCACTCCCAGTATTGTAAGAAGTTTATGCTGAAGTTCTTTCACATATCCAACAGTCAACAGAATAAATACAAGAATGGATACGCCGTGAAGCGACATTAAAATAATTTCCTTCATTATTTCTGTCTGCATTACAATCAACTCCGCAATGGGTATTAACAACGGAATAAACACGATGTAATATGGATACCGAAAGATGACTGGCTTTCTTTGGCGGATAAAAATAAGGTAAATAATCAGCAGTAAAGACAAAGCAAACGATTGCAAAAAGATATGAAGATTTGCCTGGTACGGAATATTGGTTGCCACCGAGATATCCCCTATCAGCCATCCAAACAAAGCGGTTAAGCTGAGATATTTAATGTCACGGGTTGTGGAAGGAAATTTCTTGTAGACAATCGCAAGCGAAACGACTACCGTAATAATTGAGAAAAGTTGCGTCCACAAAATAGTCAGCTTAAGAGGATTTCTGTTGAGAGGCTTTTTTTTCGATCTCTCGTTGATGTTGCCGTTCGTTTTGGTATATCAATACAAGGTCGGCAATTTCTTTCAATGTTTTACGCTCATCCCGAATCATTTTGCTTGCCAAATCAAAAAGGCATAACAACTCTCCTCTATCCCCTCTTAATTCTTTTTCCCAATCTATAAGAGAAATTCGTTTAAAAACATTAATGAGTGCGGCCCGATGTTTGATGATTTTACTGAGCGTTTTCTGAATATTG
Proteins encoded:
- a CDS encoding 1-deoxy-D-xylulose-5-phosphate reductoisomerase, coding for MPEKKIAIFGATGSIGTQALDILKKKPNLYQVDVLTANNNYQSLAEQANLFQPSCVILANEAHKDEFRKYLNYSPQHLEFGQSALEEVAANYEYDLLLNSLVGFAGFMSTYIALKRKKRVALANKESLVVGGEIITKLPAFNEGFLVPVDSEHSAMMQCIEGESMESIQKIIITASGGPFWEYSAEQMKEITVEDALKHPNWDMGSKITIDSSTMMNKGLEIIEAHWLFTIPVEKIEPVIHPQSIIHSIVEFVDGSSKAQLGPPDMKVPIIYALTYPDREPYPNKTLDYSNNLELEFRPVDFEKFPCLRLAMESAEEGGFAPAVLNAANEIAIERFLSKEIHYIDIPKIIEKSLEKITSNKELTPASLMIIDKETRNYANSLLR
- the rseP gene encoding RIP metalloprotease RseP — translated: MDWIVNISSTILIFIAAIFILVTFHELGHFLAAKFFKMRVNKFSIGFPPKIFGFRKGETEYVVGATPLGGYVQIAGMIDESMDDSFLEEEVKPDEFRSRPVWQRIIVILAGVIFNMILAVLIYTGMTWSYGETMLPVSSVESVYIEESSLAYEIGFRTGDQLIGINGERVEHFNDLFNPAALTDRDLSFMVNRSGETVNITPPPNFLDRINQEGRFIHETLSLPSSISNVMEDSPAEGAGLQAGDKIVSVNREPVNYWVQLVDHIQEAEGSLQLEIDRNGELIQTEVTPDPETNQIGIQSPNPLEFFEYERKTYNIAQSFVIGLDNTNDTFFGIIQGLGRMFSGDISVRENLGGPVAIASITREATDAAGWRGFWNITAFLSVTLAIMNMLPIPALDGGHFMFLAYEGITRREPSPKVRMALQQLGFILLIGLFILITFNDILRTFGG
- the pssA gene encoding CDP-diacylglycerol--serine O-phosphatidyltransferase, with the translated sequence MKYPIQKKRFRNRFKKRKIKPLPKIVVPSFFTLMNLFCGFLSILLVHEGNFVTGAWLIVLAGMFDVLDGFMARLTNSTSEFGMELDSVSDVISFAAAPGFFVYNFAFHELGIIGILLSALAPLCGAIRLARFNVESKISEIDYFRGLPTPAFAIMISAFYLTFRNRLDWFSGFEHGIISVLIPVVIVLAFLMVSTVPFDKIPRFDRASIKKYKNRLILLVVYFILIIVLQDIGLMIVFSFFILKGLALGAYIFWKQAFTDDPNPLEDGI
- the aroE gene encoding shikimate dehydrogenase; protein product: MVVSFDDFKTSTVPNNKIYAVIGHPISHSLSPIMHQTALDHYGIDAAYIALDLSQSQLHEFISWCNHDNFLGCNITIPHKEAFNEIVDEIDPFAKEVGVVNTLVKKNYKLIGYNTDVYGFLQPLKPFLHETTYSRAIIFGTGGASRAVKTALESEGFEELIFVSRKPHRRNIYSEQTSIKIVDYNQWQSFASEAELFVNTTPVGMYPNSNKTFLRDDEAKFLEGKICYDLVYNPLKTKFLQLAEAHGANCINGLDMLIYQGSKSFELWTGNEFPVDKIRNKLTDSLKVTQ
- a CDS encoding phosphatidylserine decarboxylase family protein, with protein sequence MFAKEGYSTIFVVFLFSISVAVAVSFGPPWLGYIFYPLLIILCGLILYFFRDPKRNPPTDDSLIISPADGRVVLIQETEEHEYMGGPATQISIFLSPLDVHVNRVPISGDLEYVKYYPGKYLMAWEDHASEMNERAHFGVKHASGMKILFKQITGFMARRIVYHLEEGDQIKVGQRFGIMKFGSRMDVLLPKHIKIKVKKGDRTVAGESVLAVVE
- a CDS encoding histone deacetylase family protein; this encodes MRVSYTPEYVAPLPDGHIFPMKKFSGLYEHLIAKGIITDSNVVEPSLVDFVNLNLVHTTRYSNGLWSGELSAKEIRKLGLPWSKELAVRSRLAVQGTINAAVMALQDGISGNLAGGTHHAMPDGGEGFCVFNDVAVAIKVLKQAKWMKNVLVIDCDVHQGNGTAEIFKNDDDVYTFSIHGEKNYPFVKPPSTYDIGMPDGTGDQLYINTLTDALSKIFEDFTPDLVFYLAGIDPLESDHFGRLSLSLNGLLERERLVIETVTQKEVPLVLLLSGGYAPTLQQTVEAHSIMYQEAKEISKPYFH
- the pgeF gene encoding peptidoglycan editing factor PgeF; amino-acid sequence: MNIIRPSIFSDCPKITAAFTEANRSLYHHRPISGLDLGINTITETTDLDENYKNLLQFLGLQENSIALANQVHGTNIEIVDQPGIYENTDGLITKIPDLPIGIQVADCAAVLIADDICGVIGAFHAGWRGAISNIIPKGLEMMKSIGGQLVNYKIYISPCISEARFEVGEEVAEQFPDFFVDRSTYSKPHVDLKSFLTHQLIDAGIKMDQIEISTACTMQDERYFSYRREREKAGRMLGLINLNKN
- a CDS encoding SRPBCC family protein; this encodes MAHERIEVDLPLAKVYELLCNPVHFPKFLDRIDNVEKVNSQTFNYTTTIGGEEFQWTTNIIDNLRNTRFAWITINGNLNQTGTIRFTPLDNGERTRVDFSLDYRTFFGEAEEDLANFIDGLPDQLAKDLQKFKKLAETDTFKDATVGESEKTESEVTA